In Caldisericia bacterium, the genomic stretch GTTTAGGCATTGATTTGTAAAGTGAGTGCCCTACGCTCTACCTTTTTCAGCTTAAGATTTTGAAGCCCGGTTTCCTCGATGTGAAGCTGAGCAGCTTCCTTTAGGTTGGCAAGAGCATCTTCAACG encodes the following:
- a CDS encoding type II toxin-antitoxin system HicB family antitoxin, producing MEKRTIEITAELIEEDEGGYTVYCPELDIYTQGEDVEDALANLKEAAQLHIEETGLQNLKLKKVERRALTLQINA